The Chaetodon trifascialis isolate fChaTrf1 chromosome 16, fChaTrf1.hap1, whole genome shotgun sequence genome includes a region encoding these proteins:
- the LOC139344744 gene encoding ATP-sensitive inward rectifier potassium channel 1-like, with product MVSLSSSRMFQLLQGHIQPAGHRSRKARLVTKDGRCNIEFGNIEYSNHFAYLVDFWTTFVEIRWRFVLLLFVASFTGSWFIFSLLWYWIAKSNGDLTGQNRTVGHVQCVDNVNGLTTAFLYSLETQTTIGYGGRALTGHCAGTVALIIVQSLIGVFINCFMCGVILAKISLPKKRAKTVTFSHTAVICLKKGSLCLLIRVANLRKTLLIGSQIYGKLLRTTTTPDGETIILDQVDIEFMVDAGKDNLFFVCPLTLYHVINRSSPFYDLSADSLPQQDFELVVFLDGMAESTSSACQVRTSYIPQEIQWGYSFLPIISRTKTGKYRVDFSNFSKSVRVTTPHCVRCFETDSDQRNHNSHNQENHNNQEKLGIDNPGFQVIDIHDSVDITKM from the exons ATGGTCTCACTGAGCAG CTCCAGGATGTTCCAGCTGCTCCAGGGTCACATCCAGCCAGCTGGACACCGAAGCCGCAAAGCTCGCCTGGTCACCAAAGACGGGCGCTGCAACATTGAGTTCGGCAACATCGAGTACAGTAACCACTTTGCGTACTTGGTGGACTTCTGGACCACCTTTGTGGAGATCCGCTGGCGCTTtgttctcctcctgtttgtggCTTCCTTCACAGGTAGCTGGTTCATTTTCAGCCTGCTGTGGTACTGGATCGCAAAGAGCAATGGGGACCTGACGGGACAAAACCGCACAGTTGGACATGTCCAGTGTGTGGACAACGTTAACGGCCTCACAACGGCGTTCCTCTACTCCTTGGAGACCCAGACCACCATTGGGTACGGTGGCAGGGCGCTGACCGGGCACTGTGCTGGCACTGTGGCTTTAATTATCGTCCAGTCTCTAATCGGGGTCTTCATCAACTGTTTCATGTGCGGCGTCATCTTGGCGAAGATCTCGTTACCCAAAAAAAGGGCAAAGACCGTGACCTTCAGCCACACCGCCGTCATCTGCTTAAAGAAAGGAAGTCTGTGTCTCCTGATCAGAGTGGCCAACCTTCGAAAGACCTTACTGATCGGCAGCCAGATCTACGGCAAGCTGCTCAGGACAACAACCACACCAGATGGAGAGACCATCATCCTGGACCAGGTGGACATTGAGTTTATGGTTGACGCCGGCAAGGataacttgttttttgtttgcccTCTGACCCTCTACCACGTGATTAACAGATCGAGTCCTTTCTACGATCTGTCAGCCGACTCCCTCCCCCAGCAGGACTTTGAGTTGGTGGTCTTTTTGGATGGGATGGCCGAGTCCACCAGCTCTGCCTGTCAGGTCCGAACCTCCTACATCCCACAGGAGATTCAGTGGGGATACAGCTTCCTGCCCATCATCTCTCGCACCAAGACGGGAAAGTACCGCGTGGATTTCTCAAACTTTTCCAAAAGTGTTCGCGTCACCACGCCGCACTGCGTCCGCTGCTTCGAGACAGACTCAGACCAGAGAAACCACAACAGCCACAACCAAGAAAATCACAACAACCAGGAGAAGCTGGGCATCGACAACCCGGGCTTCCAGGTGATCGACATCCACGACTCTGTGGACATCACCAAAATGTGA